A stretch of the Thiomicrorhabdus indica genome encodes the following:
- the fliS gene encoding flagellar export chaperone FliS yields MTLNNTTPEEVKAPLLADYQRNMEAEQHLKDNPKQTVLLLLQGAVDKGNLAKVCHKSQAWVEKGFHLGRMTTILDALRDRLHFTQDTPLAYDLEELYRYSDQCIQEAVTEKDLTYLNGAIDVMTELRNAWLEMLVQTGEVEE; encoded by the coding sequence AGAAGTCAAAGCACCGCTATTGGCAGACTATCAGCGCAATATGGAAGCTGAACAGCACCTAAAAGATAATCCAAAGCAAACAGTACTACTTTTGCTTCAAGGTGCCGTTGATAAAGGTAACTTAGCGAAAGTTTGTCACAAAAGCCAAGCTTGGGTAGAAAAAGGGTTTCACCTTGGACGTATGACAACCATCTTGGATGCCTTGCGTGACCGCCTTCACTTTACTCAAGATACGCCTCTTGCTTATGACTTAGAAGAGCTATATCGTTATTCGGATCAATGCATTCAAGAAGCCGTAACAGAAAAAGATTTGACTTATCTGAATGGCGCAATTGATGTCATGACAGAACTGCGAAACGCTTGGTTAGAGATGCTTGTTCAAACAGGTGAAGTAGAAGAATAA
- the rpoH gene encoding RNA polymerase sigma factor RpoH, with product MPEVAINTQQLSPGQNLETYLRTVQTIHQLNAQEEKTLAERLYYQKDLEAARQLILSSLRYVVPIARTYKGYGLPLGDIIQEGNVGLMKAVKRFNPEENVRLMTFAVHWIRAEINEYVIRNWRIVKTATTKAQRKLFFKLRSTKKSLEWFGDKDASKVADELGVTTKDVLEMESRLYGKDISVDLPEDDDNQNTTFPVLVSQEADPALQLEQQNYADYQLGKMQNALATLDERSRDILQKRWLTDDKIGLKELSEEYGVSMERIRQIEKQAMNKLKTQMMT from the coding sequence TTGCCTGAGGTCGCGATTAACACGCAACAGCTATCGCCTGGGCAAAATTTAGAAACTTACTTGCGAACAGTTCAAACGATTCATCAATTGAACGCTCAAGAAGAAAAAACGCTTGCTGAACGTTTGTACTATCAAAAAGATTTGGAAGCTGCTCGTCAGTTAATTTTATCTTCGCTACGCTATGTAGTGCCAATTGCACGCACCTACAAAGGCTACGGCTTACCACTAGGTGACATTATCCAAGAAGGAAATGTCGGCCTCATGAAAGCGGTCAAACGCTTTAACCCAGAAGAAAATGTTCGTCTAATGACGTTTGCAGTTCACTGGATCCGTGCTGAAATCAATGAATACGTAATTCGCAATTGGCGTATTGTCAAAACAGCGACCACTAAAGCACAACGCAAATTATTCTTTAAACTACGTAGCACCAAAAAGTCCTTGGAATGGTTTGGTGACAAAGATGCCAGCAAAGTCGCCGATGAACTTGGGGTAACAACTAAAGACGTACTGGAAATGGAATCTCGCCTATACGGCAAAGACATCTCAGTAGATTTACCCGAAGATGATGATAATCAAAACACCACCTTTCCGGTTTTGGTCAGCCAAGAAGCAGATCCAGCATTGCAATTGGAACAGCAAAACTATGCCGACTACCAACTTGGTAAAATGCAGAATGCATTGGCAACACTCGATGAGCGTAGTCGAGATATATTACAAAAACGCTGGTTAACCGATGATAAAATCGGGTTGAAAGAACTCTCAGAAGAATACGGTGTTTCAATGGAACGTATTCGCCAAATTGAAAAACAAGCGATGAACAAACTCAAAACACAGATGATGACTTAA
- the ovoA gene encoding 5-histidylcysteine sulfoxide synthase: MQTFAIETFDKTQPISQQKQLISHNIILNRGEVEEKRAEIKAYFNQTFDIYEALFETLANDDAYYMRPCSLRHPLIFYFGHTATFFTNKLVLAKLLPKRINPKIESMCAVGVDEMSWDDLNEANYDWPTVQEVRTYRNQVREAVNDLIDSVEFSMPIDWQSPLWPVMMGIEHERIHLETSSVLIRQLPIDTVLPSPIFPICPEQDPKAPDNSLLTVTAGEVVINNQDPAEFYGWDNEYGQHHTFVDEFKASKYLVSNAEFLEFVEAGGYETSEFWDEEGNRWRDYSPVKHPSFWIRKDDDWYLRCMTEEIAMPWSWPAEVNFHEAAAFCRWKSKMTGKSIRLPSEDEWLRLRDFSGAMAYQDQANWNLQKYASSTPVDDSPAGEFFDILGNVWQWTMTPIYPFDGFKVHPLYDDFTTPTYDNRHNIFKGGSWISTGNEINGLSRYAFRRHFFQHAGFRYIESDAEVQTEFSTYETDVTVARACDFHYGEEKFGIANFAKTIAELAQTAISEDIDLAKRNDIKAIEVGCSVGRTSFELSKHFNEVTGLDFTARNIRIAHQLQTTGSVLYTIAQEGEVMNFEERTLSEYGLDKFATKCEFLQQDASNMKPIFTGYDIMVSANLLEKLYEPQKFLTDIAHRLNTGGLLLLASTYDWSEKNTPKDRWLGGLKDPKTGENVDSFDTIAKILGTDFELVKAPFDIELVQRQTARKFEHSLSEVSIWKKRY, from the coding sequence ATGCAGACTTTCGCAATCGAGACTTTTGATAAAACTCAACCTATCTCACAACAAAAGCAACTGATTAGTCATAACATCATTTTAAACAGGGGAGAGGTGGAAGAAAAACGTGCTGAAATCAAAGCTTATTTTAATCAAACCTTTGATATCTACGAAGCTCTGTTTGAAACTCTTGCCAATGATGATGCCTACTACATGCGACCTTGTAGCCTGCGCCACCCACTGATCTTCTATTTTGGTCACACCGCCACTTTCTTCACCAATAAATTAGTGTTAGCAAAACTGCTCCCGAAGCGCATCAACCCAAAAATCGAATCCATGTGTGCGGTTGGGGTAGATGAAATGTCATGGGATGATCTAAATGAAGCAAATTATGACTGGCCAACCGTTCAAGAAGTGCGCACCTATCGCAACCAAGTTCGCGAAGCAGTGAATGACCTGATTGATTCTGTTGAATTTTCCATGCCAATTGATTGGCAAAGCCCTCTTTGGCCAGTGATGATGGGCATCGAGCATGAGCGTATTCACCTTGAAACTTCATCCGTGCTCATTCGTCAACTACCTATTGATACAGTCTTACCTAGCCCAATCTTTCCAATTTGCCCTGAACAGGACCCGAAAGCGCCAGACAATAGTTTGCTGACAGTTACTGCAGGTGAAGTTGTGATTAACAATCAAGATCCTGCGGAATTTTACGGCTGGGATAATGAATATGGACAACATCACACGTTTGTTGACGAATTCAAAGCTTCAAAATATTTAGTGAGCAATGCCGAATTTTTAGAGTTTGTCGAAGCCGGAGGCTATGAAACAAGTGAGTTTTGGGATGAAGAAGGCAATCGTTGGCGAGATTACTCTCCTGTAAAGCATCCAAGCTTTTGGATTAGAAAAGACGACGATTGGTATCTGCGCTGCATGACCGAAGAAATTGCTATGCCATGGAGCTGGCCTGCAGAAGTCAATTTCCATGAAGCTGCTGCATTTTGTCGCTGGAAATCGAAAATGACCGGCAAATCGATTCGCCTTCCATCTGAAGATGAATGGTTACGTCTGCGGGATTTTTCAGGAGCAATGGCCTATCAAGACCAAGCTAATTGGAATTTGCAGAAATATGCCTCTTCAACCCCTGTAGATGATTCACCGGCCGGTGAATTCTTTGATATCTTAGGAAACGTTTGGCAATGGACTATGACCCCCATTTACCCATTTGATGGCTTTAAAGTTCACCCTCTGTACGATGATTTCACGACACCAACTTACGATAATCGCCACAACATTTTCAAAGGTGGTAGCTGGATTTCAACCGGCAATGAAATCAATGGCCTCTCGCGGTATGCCTTCCGCCGCCATTTTTTCCAACACGCCGGTTTTCGCTACATTGAATCGGATGCCGAAGTACAGACTGAATTTTCAACCTATGAAACCGATGTCACCGTCGCCAGAGCCTGTGATTTCCACTATGGCGAAGAAAAATTTGGCATTGCAAACTTTGCCAAGACTATTGCCGAACTGGCGCAAACAGCGATCTCTGAGGATATCGATCTAGCCAAACGTAATGATATTAAAGCTATTGAGGTCGGCTGTAGCGTGGGTCGAACCAGTTTTGAACTCTCGAAGCACTTTAATGAAGTCACAGGACTGGATTTTACCGCCCGCAATATTCGCATTGCTCACCAGCTACAAACCACCGGTTCGGTACTCTACACCATCGCTCAAGAAGGCGAAGTCATGAACTTTGAAGAGCGTACTTTAAGCGAATATGGTTTAGACAAATTCGCAACCAAATGCGAATTTTTACAGCAAGATGCGAGCAATATGAAACCGATCTTTACCGGTTACGACATAATGGTATCAGCCAACTTGCTGGAAAAGCTCTATGAACCCCAAAAATTCCTAACCGATATCGCTCACCGTTTAAACACTGGTGGTTTACTTCTTTTAGCATCGACGTATGATTGGAGTGAAAAAAACACCCCCAAAGACCGATGGCTAGGCGGCTTAAAAGATCCAAAAACCGGTGAAAACGTTGACAGCTTTGATACGATTGCAAAAATACTCGGTACTGACTTTGAATTAGTGAAAGCTCCGTTTGATATTGAACTTGTGCAACGGCAAACCGCTCGAAAATTCGAACATAGCCTTTCAGAAGTCAGCATCTGGAAAAAACGTTATT